From the genome of Vulpes lagopus strain Blue_001 chromosome 2, ASM1834538v1, whole genome shotgun sequence, one region includes:
- the HMX2 gene encoding homeobox protein HMX2 isoform X2 has translation MGPGLQPPGIALASAGAGGSGGCPRPRLPACSPSPGTPKGGGGAGPASSERTPFLSAPHPDFKEEKERLLPAGSPSPGPERPRDGGAERQAGAAKKKTRTVFSRSQVYQLESTFDMKRYLSSSERACLASSLQLTETQVKTWFQNRRNKWKRQLSAELEAANMAHASAQTLVGMPLVFRDSSLLRVPVPRSLAFPAPLYYPGSNLSALPLYNLYNKLDY, from the coding sequence atgGGACCGGGGCTGCAGCCGCCTGGCATCGCCCTGGCCTCGGCCGGGGCTGGGGGGTCCGGAGGCTGCCCCCGTCCACGCCTTCctgcctgttctccctctccaGGTACCCCcaagggcggcggcggcgcggggccggcGAGCTCGGAGCGCACGCCTTTCCTCTCTGCTCCGCACCCGGACTttaaggaggagaaggagaggctcCTGCCCGCGGGCTCGCCGTCGCCAGGGCCCGAGCGGCCGCGGGACGGAGGCGCCGAGCGGCAGGCGGGCGCCGCCAAGAAGAAGACGCGCACGGTCTTCTCGCGCAGCCAGGTGTACCAGCTCGAGTCCACCTTCGACATGAAGCGCTACCTGAGCAGCTCGGAGCGCGCCTGCCTCGCCTCCAGCCTGCAGCTCACCGAGACCCAGGTCAAGACTTGGTTCCAGAACCGCCGCAACAAGTGGAAGCGGCAGCTCTCGGCGGAGCTGGAGGCGGCCAACATGGCCCACGCGTCGGCGCAGACTCTCGTGGGGATGCCGCTCGTGTTCCGGGACAGCTCGCTGCTGCGCGTGCCGGTGCCGCGCTCGCTCGCCTTCCCCGCGCCGCTCTACTACCCGGGCAGCAACCTCTCGGCCTTACCTCTCTACAACCTCTACAACAAGCTCGACTACTGA
- the HMX2 gene encoding homeobox protein HMX2 isoform X1, giving the protein MGSKEDAGKGCPAAGGVSSFTIQSILGGGPSEVPREPAGWPARKRSLSVSSEEEEPDDGWKAPACFCPDPHGPKEPGPKHHPPIPFPCLGTPKGGGGAGPASSERTPFLSAPHPDFKEEKERLLPAGSPSPGPERPRDGGAERQAGAAKKKTRTVFSRSQVYQLESTFDMKRYLSSSERACLASSLQLTETQVKTWFQNRRNKWKRQLSAELEAANMAHASAQTLVGMPLVFRDSSLLRVPVPRSLAFPAPLYYPGSNLSALPLYNLYNKLDY; this is encoded by the exons ATGGGCAGCAAGGAAGATGCAGGCAAGGGGTGTCCGGCGGCCGGCGGCGTCTCCAGCTTCACCATTCAGTCCATCCTGGGCGGGGGCCCCTCGGAGGTGCCACGGGAGCCCGCCGGCTGGCCGGCCAGGAAGCGCAGCCTGTCCGTGTCCtcggaggaggaggagccggACGACGGCTGGAAGGCACCTGCCTGCTTCTGCCCAGACCCGCACGGCCCCAAGGAGCCGGGCCCCAAGCATCACCCCCCCATCCCCTTTCCTTGCCTGG GTACCCCcaagggcggcggcggcgcggggccggcGAGCTCGGAGCGCACGCCTTTCCTCTCTGCTCCGCACCCGGACTttaaggaggagaaggagaggctcCTGCCCGCGGGCTCGCCGTCGCCAGGGCCCGAGCGGCCGCGGGACGGAGGCGCCGAGCGGCAGGCGGGCGCCGCCAAGAAGAAGACGCGCACGGTCTTCTCGCGCAGCCAGGTGTACCAGCTCGAGTCCACCTTCGACATGAAGCGCTACCTGAGCAGCTCGGAGCGCGCCTGCCTCGCCTCCAGCCTGCAGCTCACCGAGACCCAGGTCAAGACTTGGTTCCAGAACCGCCGCAACAAGTGGAAGCGGCAGCTCTCGGCGGAGCTGGAGGCGGCCAACATGGCCCACGCGTCGGCGCAGACTCTCGTGGGGATGCCGCTCGTGTTCCGGGACAGCTCGCTGCTGCGCGTGCCGGTGCCGCGCTCGCTCGCCTTCCCCGCGCCGCTCTACTACCCGGGCAGCAACCTCTCGGCCTTACCTCTCTACAACCTCTACAACAAGCTCGACTACTGA